From one Triticum aestivum cultivar Chinese Spring chromosome 4B, IWGSC CS RefSeq v2.1, whole genome shotgun sequence genomic stretch:
- the LOC123092476 gene encoding serine/threonine protein kinase OSK4 isoform X4 — MEGNTRGGGHSEALKNYNVGRTLGIGTFGKVRIAEHKHTGHKVAIKILNRRQMRTMEMEEKAKREIKILRLFIHPHIIRLYEVIYTPTDIFVVMEYCKYGELFDCIVEKGRLQEDEARRIFQQIISGVEYCHRNMVAHRDLKPENLLLDSKYNVKLADFGLSNVMHDGHFLKTSCGSPNYAAPEVISGKLYAGPEVDVWSCGVILYALLCGTLPFDDDNIPKLFKKIKGGIYILPSHLSALARDLIPRMLVVDPMKRITIREIREHPWFQNRLPRYLAVPPPDTAQQAKMIDEDTLKEIVNLGYDKDHVCESLCNRLQNEVYANKSQCFIPFSYFIIDFRQCFQATVAYYLLLDNRFRATSGYLGADYLQSMGRSFNQFTSSESASPSTRQYLPASNDSQGSGLRPYYPVERKWALGLQSRAQPREIMIEVLKALQELNVCWKKNGHYNMKCRWCPGFPQVSDMLDANHSFVDDSTIMDNGDANGRLPAVIKFEIQLYKTKDDKYLLDMQRVTGPQLLFLDFCAAFLTNLRVL, encoded by the exons ATGGAAGGGAACACTAGAGGAGGCGGGCATTCTGAAGCGTTAAAGAACTACAATGTGGGCAGAACATTAGGTATCGGCACATTTGGAAAAGTGAGGATTGCAGAGCATAAGCATACAGGGCACAAAGTTGCTATAAAGATTCTGAACCGTCGTCAAATGAGAACTATGGAAATGGAAGAGAAAG CGAAGAGAGAGATCAAGATATTGAGGTTGTTCATTCACCCTCATATCATCCGGCTTTATGAGGTCATTTACACACCTACAGATATATTTGTTGTGATGGAATATTGCAAGTATGGTGAGCTATTCGACTGCATTGTTGAGAAAGGGCGGTTACAGGAAGATGAGGCTCGTCGAATCTTCCAGCAG ATTATATCTGGTGTTGAATACTGCCACAGAAACATGGTTGCTCATCGTGATCTAAAGCCAGAAAACCTGTTACTTGATTCCAAATATAATGTGAAACTTGCCGACTTTGGGTTAAGTAATGTCATGCATGATGGCCATTTTCTGAAGACTAGCTGCGGGAGTCCAAACTATGCTGCACCAGAG GTTATCTCAGGTAAATTATACGCTGGACCTGAGGTTGATGTTTGGAGCTGTGGGGTGATACTTTATGCTCTTCTTTGTGGCACTCTTCCATTTGATGATGACAATATTCCCAAACTGTTCAAAAAGATAAAG GGAGGCATCTATATCCTTCCAAGTCATTTATCTGCTCTTGCAAGGGATTTGATCCCAAGAATGCTTGTTGTTGATCCTATGAAGAGAATCACAATTCGTGAAATTCGAGAACACCCATGGTTTCAGAATCGCCTTCCTCGCTACCTGGCAGTGCCTCCACCAGACACAGCGCAGCAAGCCAAAATG ATTGATGAAGATACACTTAAAGAGATTGTCAACCTGGGATATGATAAAGACCATGTGTGTGAATCATTGTGCAATAGGCTGCAAAATGAGGTATATGCAAACAAAAGTCAGTGCTTCATTCCATTCAGTTATTTCATAATTGACTTTAGACAATGTTTCCAGGCAACTGTTGCATATTACTTACTCTTGGACAATCGGTTCCGGGCCACTAGTGGCTATTTGGGGGCTGACTATCTACAATCAATG GGTAGGAGTTTTAATCAGTTTACTTCATCGGAATCAGCAAGCCCAAGTACCAGGCAGTATCTTCCAGCAAGCAATGATTCTCAAGGCAGTGGCTTGCGGCCATATTATCCCGTTGAAAGAAAATGGGCTCTTGGGCTCCAG TCTCGAGCTCAACCTCGTGAGATAATGATCGAGGTTCTAAAGGCACTTCAAGAATTAAATGTCTGCTGGAAGAAGAATGGACACTACAACATGAAATGCAGGTGGTGCCCTGGGTTCCCTCAGGTCAGTGATATGTTAGATGCCAACCACAGCTTTGTTGATGACTCTACCATCATGGATAACGGCGATGCTAATGGGAGGCTACCTGCCGTGATCAAGTTTGAAATCCAG CTTTACAAGACCAAGGATGACAAGTACCTGCTAGATATGCAGAGAGTTACTGGACCTCAGCTCCTCTTCCTGGATTTTTGCGCGGCCTTCCTTACCAACCTTAGGGTTCTATAG
- the LOC123092476 gene encoding serine/threonine protein kinase OSK4 isoform X1, with protein MTRRRQCFAASPSCFFATTNALFCYIHERRIDVLQARELFFCERVKMEGNTRGGGHSEALKNYNVGRTLGIGTFGKVRIAEHKHTGHKVAIKILNRRQMRTMEMEEKAKREIKILRLFIHPHIIRLYEVIYTPTDIFVVMEYCKYGELFDCIVEKGRLQEDEARRIFQQIISGVEYCHRNMVAHRDLKPENLLLDSKYNVKLADFGLSNVMHDGHFLKTSCGSPNYAAPEVISGKLYAGPEVDVWSCGVILYALLCGTLPFDDDNIPKLFKKIKGGIYILPSHLSALARDLIPRMLVVDPMKRITIREIREHPWFQNRLPRYLAVPPPDTAQQAKMIDEDTLKEIVNLGYDKDHVCESLCNRLQNEVYANKSQCFIPFSYFIIDFRQCFQATVAYYLLLDNRFRATSGYLGADYLQSMGRSFNQFTSSESASPSTRQYLPASNDSQGSGLRPYYPVERKWALGLQSRAQPREIMIEVLKALQELNVCWKKNGHYNMKCRWCPGFPQVSDMLDANHSFVDDSTIMDNGDANGRLPAVIKFEIQLYKTKDDKYLLDMQRVTGPQLLFLDFCAAFLTNLRVL; from the exons ATGACACGGAGACGACAATGTTTTGCTGCATCTCCGTCGTGCTTTTTTGCTACGACTAACGCTTTGTTTTGCTACATCCATGAACGGCGCATCGATGTGCTGCAGGCACGGGAGCTCTTTTTTTGTGAACGAG TGAAAATGGAAGGGAACACTAGAGGAGGCGGGCATTCTGAAGCGTTAAAGAACTACAATGTGGGCAGAACATTAGGTATCGGCACATTTGGAAAAGTGAGGATTGCAGAGCATAAGCATACAGGGCACAAAGTTGCTATAAAGATTCTGAACCGTCGTCAAATGAGAACTATGGAAATGGAAGAGAAAG CGAAGAGAGAGATCAAGATATTGAGGTTGTTCATTCACCCTCATATCATCCGGCTTTATGAGGTCATTTACACACCTACAGATATATTTGTTGTGATGGAATATTGCAAGTATGGTGAGCTATTCGACTGCATTGTTGAGAAAGGGCGGTTACAGGAAGATGAGGCTCGTCGAATCTTCCAGCAG ATTATATCTGGTGTTGAATACTGCCACAGAAACATGGTTGCTCATCGTGATCTAAAGCCAGAAAACCTGTTACTTGATTCCAAATATAATGTGAAACTTGCCGACTTTGGGTTAAGTAATGTCATGCATGATGGCCATTTTCTGAAGACTAGCTGCGGGAGTCCAAACTATGCTGCACCAGAG GTTATCTCAGGTAAATTATACGCTGGACCTGAGGTTGATGTTTGGAGCTGTGGGGTGATACTTTATGCTCTTCTTTGTGGCACTCTTCCATTTGATGATGACAATATTCCCAAACTGTTCAAAAAGATAAAG GGAGGCATCTATATCCTTCCAAGTCATTTATCTGCTCTTGCAAGGGATTTGATCCCAAGAATGCTTGTTGTTGATCCTATGAAGAGAATCACAATTCGTGAAATTCGAGAACACCCATGGTTTCAGAATCGCCTTCCTCGCTACCTGGCAGTGCCTCCACCAGACACAGCGCAGCAAGCCAAAATG ATTGATGAAGATACACTTAAAGAGATTGTCAACCTGGGATATGATAAAGACCATGTGTGTGAATCATTGTGCAATAGGCTGCAAAATGAGGTATATGCAAACAAAAGTCAGTGCTTCATTCCATTCAGTTATTTCATAATTGACTTTAGACAATGTTTCCAGGCAACTGTTGCATATTACTTACTCTTGGACAATCGGTTCCGGGCCACTAGTGGCTATTTGGGGGCTGACTATCTACAATCAATG GGTAGGAGTTTTAATCAGTTTACTTCATCGGAATCAGCAAGCCCAAGTACCAGGCAGTATCTTCCAGCAAGCAATGATTCTCAAGGCAGTGGCTTGCGGCCATATTATCCCGTTGAAAGAAAATGGGCTCTTGGGCTCCAG TCTCGAGCTCAACCTCGTGAGATAATGATCGAGGTTCTAAAGGCACTTCAAGAATTAAATGTCTGCTGGAAGAAGAATGGACACTACAACATGAAATGCAGGTGGTGCCCTGGGTTCCCTCAGGTCAGTGATATGTTAGATGCCAACCACAGCTTTGTTGATGACTCTACCATCATGGATAACGGCGATGCTAATGGGAGGCTACCTGCCGTGATCAAGTTTGAAATCCAG CTTTACAAGACCAAGGATGACAAGTACCTGCTAGATATGCAGAGAGTTACTGGACCTCAGCTCCTCTTCCTGGATTTTTGCGCGGCCTTCCTTACCAACCTTAGGGTTCTATAG
- the LOC123092476 gene encoding serine/threonine protein kinase OSK4 isoform X2, translated as MTRRRQCFAASPSCFFATTNALFCYIHERRIDVLQARELFFCERVKMEGNTRGGGHSEALKNYNVGRTLGIGTFGKVRIAEHKHTGHKVAIKILNRRQMRTMEMEEKAKREIKILRLFIHPHIIRLYEVIYTPTDIFVVMEYCKYGELFDCIVEKGRLQEDEARRIFQQIISGVEYCHRNMVAHRDLKPENLLLDSKYNVKLADFGLSNVMHDGHFLKTSCGSPNYAAPEVISGKLYAGPEVDVWSCGVILYALLCGTLPFDDDNIPKLFKKIKGGIYILPSHLSALARDLIPRMLVVDPMKRITIREIREHPWFQNRLPRYLAVPPPDTAQQAKMIDEDTLKEIVNLGYDKDHVCESLCNRLQNEATVAYYLLLDNRFRATSGYLGADYLQSMGRSFNQFTSSESASPSTRQYLPASNDSQGSGLRPYYPVERKWALGLQSRAQPREIMIEVLKALQELNVCWKKNGHYNMKCRWCPGFPQVSDMLDANHSFVDDSTIMDNGDANGRLPAVIKFEIQLYKTKDDKYLLDMQRVTGPQLLFLDFCAAFLTNLRVL; from the exons ATGACACGGAGACGACAATGTTTTGCTGCATCTCCGTCGTGCTTTTTTGCTACGACTAACGCTTTGTTTTGCTACATCCATGAACGGCGCATCGATGTGCTGCAGGCACGGGAGCTCTTTTTTTGTGAACGAG TGAAAATGGAAGGGAACACTAGAGGAGGCGGGCATTCTGAAGCGTTAAAGAACTACAATGTGGGCAGAACATTAGGTATCGGCACATTTGGAAAAGTGAGGATTGCAGAGCATAAGCATACAGGGCACAAAGTTGCTATAAAGATTCTGAACCGTCGTCAAATGAGAACTATGGAAATGGAAGAGAAAG CGAAGAGAGAGATCAAGATATTGAGGTTGTTCATTCACCCTCATATCATCCGGCTTTATGAGGTCATTTACACACCTACAGATATATTTGTTGTGATGGAATATTGCAAGTATGGTGAGCTATTCGACTGCATTGTTGAGAAAGGGCGGTTACAGGAAGATGAGGCTCGTCGAATCTTCCAGCAG ATTATATCTGGTGTTGAATACTGCCACAGAAACATGGTTGCTCATCGTGATCTAAAGCCAGAAAACCTGTTACTTGATTCCAAATATAATGTGAAACTTGCCGACTTTGGGTTAAGTAATGTCATGCATGATGGCCATTTTCTGAAGACTAGCTGCGGGAGTCCAAACTATGCTGCACCAGAG GTTATCTCAGGTAAATTATACGCTGGACCTGAGGTTGATGTTTGGAGCTGTGGGGTGATACTTTATGCTCTTCTTTGTGGCACTCTTCCATTTGATGATGACAATATTCCCAAACTGTTCAAAAAGATAAAG GGAGGCATCTATATCCTTCCAAGTCATTTATCTGCTCTTGCAAGGGATTTGATCCCAAGAATGCTTGTTGTTGATCCTATGAAGAGAATCACAATTCGTGAAATTCGAGAACACCCATGGTTTCAGAATCGCCTTCCTCGCTACCTGGCAGTGCCTCCACCAGACACAGCGCAGCAAGCCAAAATG ATTGATGAAGATACACTTAAAGAGATTGTCAACCTGGGATATGATAAAGACCATGTGTGTGAATCATTGTGCAATAGGCTGCAAAATGAG GCAACTGTTGCATATTACTTACTCTTGGACAATCGGTTCCGGGCCACTAGTGGCTATTTGGGGGCTGACTATCTACAATCAATG GGTAGGAGTTTTAATCAGTTTACTTCATCGGAATCAGCAAGCCCAAGTACCAGGCAGTATCTTCCAGCAAGCAATGATTCTCAAGGCAGTGGCTTGCGGCCATATTATCCCGTTGAAAGAAAATGGGCTCTTGGGCTCCAG TCTCGAGCTCAACCTCGTGAGATAATGATCGAGGTTCTAAAGGCACTTCAAGAATTAAATGTCTGCTGGAAGAAGAATGGACACTACAACATGAAATGCAGGTGGTGCCCTGGGTTCCCTCAGGTCAGTGATATGTTAGATGCCAACCACAGCTTTGTTGATGACTCTACCATCATGGATAACGGCGATGCTAATGGGAGGCTACCTGCCGTGATCAAGTTTGAAATCCAG CTTTACAAGACCAAGGATGACAAGTACCTGCTAGATATGCAGAGAGTTACTGGACCTCAGCTCCTCTTCCTGGATTTTTGCGCGGCCTTCCTTACCAACCTTAGGGTTCTATAG
- the LOC123092476 gene encoding serine/threonine protein kinase OSK4 isoform X3 produces MSSSPHHIRVVECGIWPVKMEGNTRGGGHSEALKNYNVGRTLGIGTFGKVRIAEHKHTGHKVAIKILNRRQMRTMEMEEKAKREIKILRLFIHPHIIRLYEVIYTPTDIFVVMEYCKYGELFDCIVEKGRLQEDEARRIFQQIISGVEYCHRNMVAHRDLKPENLLLDSKYNVKLADFGLSNVMHDGHFLKTSCGSPNYAAPEVISGKLYAGPEVDVWSCGVILYALLCGTLPFDDDNIPKLFKKIKGGIYILPSHLSALARDLIPRMLVVDPMKRITIREIREHPWFQNRLPRYLAVPPPDTAQQAKMIDEDTLKEIVNLGYDKDHVCESLCNRLQNEVYANKSQCFIPFSYFIIDFRQCFQATVAYYLLLDNRFRATSGYLGADYLQSMGRSFNQFTSSESASPSTRQYLPASNDSQGSGLRPYYPVERKWALGLQSRAQPREIMIEVLKALQELNVCWKKNGHYNMKCRWCPGFPQVSDMLDANHSFVDDSTIMDNGDANGRLPAVIKFEIQLYKTKDDKYLLDMQRVTGPQLLFLDFCAAFLTNLRVL; encoded by the exons TGAAAATGGAAGGGAACACTAGAGGAGGCGGGCATTCTGAAGCGTTAAAGAACTACAATGTGGGCAGAACATTAGGTATCGGCACATTTGGAAAAGTGAGGATTGCAGAGCATAAGCATACAGGGCACAAAGTTGCTATAAAGATTCTGAACCGTCGTCAAATGAGAACTATGGAAATGGAAGAGAAAG CGAAGAGAGAGATCAAGATATTGAGGTTGTTCATTCACCCTCATATCATCCGGCTTTATGAGGTCATTTACACACCTACAGATATATTTGTTGTGATGGAATATTGCAAGTATGGTGAGCTATTCGACTGCATTGTTGAGAAAGGGCGGTTACAGGAAGATGAGGCTCGTCGAATCTTCCAGCAG ATTATATCTGGTGTTGAATACTGCCACAGAAACATGGTTGCTCATCGTGATCTAAAGCCAGAAAACCTGTTACTTGATTCCAAATATAATGTGAAACTTGCCGACTTTGGGTTAAGTAATGTCATGCATGATGGCCATTTTCTGAAGACTAGCTGCGGGAGTCCAAACTATGCTGCACCAGAG GTTATCTCAGGTAAATTATACGCTGGACCTGAGGTTGATGTTTGGAGCTGTGGGGTGATACTTTATGCTCTTCTTTGTGGCACTCTTCCATTTGATGATGACAATATTCCCAAACTGTTCAAAAAGATAAAG GGAGGCATCTATATCCTTCCAAGTCATTTATCTGCTCTTGCAAGGGATTTGATCCCAAGAATGCTTGTTGTTGATCCTATGAAGAGAATCACAATTCGTGAAATTCGAGAACACCCATGGTTTCAGAATCGCCTTCCTCGCTACCTGGCAGTGCCTCCACCAGACACAGCGCAGCAAGCCAAAATG ATTGATGAAGATACACTTAAAGAGATTGTCAACCTGGGATATGATAAAGACCATGTGTGTGAATCATTGTGCAATAGGCTGCAAAATGAGGTATATGCAAACAAAAGTCAGTGCTTCATTCCATTCAGTTATTTCATAATTGACTTTAGACAATGTTTCCAGGCAACTGTTGCATATTACTTACTCTTGGACAATCGGTTCCGGGCCACTAGTGGCTATTTGGGGGCTGACTATCTACAATCAATG GGTAGGAGTTTTAATCAGTTTACTTCATCGGAATCAGCAAGCCCAAGTACCAGGCAGTATCTTCCAGCAAGCAATGATTCTCAAGGCAGTGGCTTGCGGCCATATTATCCCGTTGAAAGAAAATGGGCTCTTGGGCTCCAG TCTCGAGCTCAACCTCGTGAGATAATGATCGAGGTTCTAAAGGCACTTCAAGAATTAAATGTCTGCTGGAAGAAGAATGGACACTACAACATGAAATGCAGGTGGTGCCCTGGGTTCCCTCAGGTCAGTGATATGTTAGATGCCAACCACAGCTTTGTTGATGACTCTACCATCATGGATAACGGCGATGCTAATGGGAGGCTACCTGCCGTGATCAAGTTTGAAATCCAG CTTTACAAGACCAAGGATGACAAGTACCTGCTAGATATGCAGAGAGTTACTGGACCTCAGCTCCTCTTCCTGGATTTTTGCGCGGCCTTCCTTACCAACCTTAGGGTTCTATAG